A single Ischnura elegans chromosome 13 unlocalized genomic scaffold, ioIscEleg1.1 SUPER_13_unloc_4, whole genome shotgun sequence DNA region contains:
- the LOC124173308 gene encoding zinc finger protein Xfin-like has translation MNTPDADGISSNAFDPLATDDLSGMETCGSTSVKSYQFSDDGGGYALSASTNDLVFQASYQAEASTSSQGEEVDAKGTGGIVTGLDCMQVLAKKELSPKETDAMESTVLEHGVLVQNRTMAMKTMMEGVESTAPERASALFAVLEPKIRASHSRKGKKVMDKDVKKSDTLLGDKMRSCSIRNVGRLHLESRYACKIRGDRAKMTIDEKRGGCDNAETIKFFRSTENGKNGPEVVIQENKVKSTCMIKNPGKRASSREKSYHCFKCRDAFDAKSDLIKHLEIHFGSGNFDIDSNLSVRKYSSLITFVSRRETNMSCQLIPSKSLNQLMGKSQGARQKGNGLLKDNFGESRENDNFREVRESCISNINSCAVRPRAAKTSYSCNECEKSFTVKSNLVRHIRNHTKEKLYSCNHGGERHSGVMCRRERESSDRTKLGLLTPSCKLVPPHPFPHDCQGVGIPPQYSYISLALQVCLVRRLFRRQSFGDKSFRDFESASL, from the exons AGTGGCATGGAAACATGTGGGTCCACTTCTGTGAAATCATATCAGTtcagtgatgatggaggaggataTGCACTCAGTGCAAGCACTAATGACCTCGTGTTCCAAGCTTCTTATCAG GCAGAGGCGtcaacatcttcccaaggtgAAGAGGTGGATGCTAAAGGTACTGGAGGCATCGTGACAGGCCTTGACTGTATGCAGGTTTTAGCCAAGAAAGAACTatctcccaaggagactgatgccaTGGAG TCTACTGTTTTGGAGCATGGAGTGCTGGTTCAGAATCGGACAATGGCCATGAAGACTATGATGGAGGGGGTGG agtccACAGCTCCTGAAAGAGCCTCAGCCTTGTTTGCAGTCCTTGAACCGAAGATTAGAGCATCacattcaaggaaaggaaagaaggtgaTGGATAAAGACGTTAAAAAGTCTGATACCTTGCTTGGTGATAAAATGAGGTCCTGCTCAATTCGTAATGTTGGACGATTACATTTGGAATCTAGATATGCGTGTAAAATCAGAGGGGATAGAGCAAAAATGACTATTGATGAGAAGAGAGGTGGTTGTGATAATGCAGAGACCATCAAGTTTTTCAGGAGCACTGAGAATGGAAAGAATGGCCCCGAAGTAGTTATACAggaaaacaaagtgaaaagtaCTTGCATGATCAAAAATCCTGGGAAGCGTGCCAGTTCCAGGGAAAAATCTTATCATTGCTTCAAATGCAGAGATGCATTCGATGCCAAATCTGATCTCATTAAGCACCTCGAGATTCATTTCGGTTCTGGAAATTTtgatattgattcaaatttgtcaGTCAGAAAATATTCGTCTCTCATAACCTTTGTTTCAAGGAGAGAAACTAATATGTCGTGTCAGCTCATCCCCTCCAAAAGTTTAAATCAGCTGATGGGTAAGAGCCAAGGAGCGAGACAAAAAGGAAATGGGCTGCTTAAGGATAACTTCGGAGAATCAAGGGAGAATGACAATTTTAGGGAGGTGAGGGAAAGCTGTATTTCGAATATCAACTCATGCGCAGTTCGTCCACGAGCAGCAAAAACgtcttattcctgcaatgaatgtgaaaagtctttcactgTAAAAagcaaccttgtccgtcacattcggaatcatacgaaggagaaactaTACtcatgca atcatggaggggagagacatagtggcgTGATGTgtaggagggagagagagagttctGATAGGACTAAGTTAGGACTTCTCACTCCAAGCTGCAAACTGGTGCCTCCGCACCCATTTCCCCATGATTgtcaaggagtaggtattcctccgcagtattcctatataagtcttgctctGCAGGTATGTCTAGTTCGGAGACTGTTTAGGAGGCAGagtttcggagacaagagttttCGAGACTTCGAGTCtgcgagcctttga